taactaaaattttaaaaaaacatgTTAAATATATAGTTAGTAAATAAAGAAAAATGAGGGGAGCCACTATACGTTGAAAATATTTATTTGTGTTTTGTTGCCTACGTACACGTATCAATAAGATATACCTATTGTTTTTATTtggttattatttttttaaaaagtatttttagacTTTAAAAATGAATAATACATTTGTCGAATAATTATTCGTACCTATATCAAAAACGAATGTTAGATTTGCCACCCCGATCCTTTTCATATTCCGAATACACACACTTTTTGAATATGTATTTGACATTTACAAATCGAACACGCGTTCTACACACGACAAATTATGCTtcacaacttcgacttctcaagtTTAAAACGTTAAGgaataaattaatgtataaaaatttaTTGATTTCTTTTGTATATTCACTGTATGTATTCTTcagttaataataaatataagatttattTGCTTTAAAAAAATTTTATTGATCTATTTTGACAAATGACAATTATATAGCACTCAGCACAACAATCAGCCATGACGTACGTGAGATTTTAGGGATGAATTCCTTGATTTGTGGCAAGCATAGACAAGGTTATTGTTATTTCAGTTGTATTTGGTGTTTGGTTCTATTCAACATTGTTTGGGGTTAATTTGAAAATGATAGTTCAATTAGATCCTAacatctatttttttttttcttttttttaacgaGAAACCCTCCTATAAACGATTACATTGGCTCCTCATAAATACGTAAACTTCGGACATCGAGAACCCATGCGTCATTCTGATATCAGGTAAAACATTTCACTGTAAATCCTTAATTAGGCTCAAGAGAACATTGTCAAAAAATTGAATCCAAAACCTACAGTCGGAGTCGCGGTGAGCCGGAAGTGGTTTGTAACATCTAATGTTTGGGTGTGATAATAATTAATATGTATCTCAAACTCTCAATCAAATCTTTAAATTGAAATTAATTTTAAATATGCTTTTCGCTGGAAAAAAAATCAGCCATTTGTTGATGAAGACAAACTTGAAACCAAAATTTTCAAGATCCATAATTAAAATGGATTAATCTGGAATAGATGAGgattaattttttataatcaaatAAAGCAAGGTTCACCCCTTTCTCCAAATctatgtgggccccattttgtgcCCATAAATAGGCCATACTCCTCTTGACAATGCCACAGAAACAAAATTCTTTCTTCTTCTGACTTCTTTAGCCCAAGTGTCAACTTGACTAGAATCTTAATATCTTTTGTTCATAACCTCATAGTGTTGACATGGGTTCTTTCAATGAAGAAACCAATTTGGTAGAAAAAGTATGCCAAATTTATGAaaaaatttccaaacttgaaacaCTTAAACCATCAAAAGATGTCAACACTCTCTTCACCCAACTTGTACTCACATGCATCCCACCTTGTACCATCAACATAGCCAATCTCCCTGAAAACATTCAAGAAACAAGGTCTAAACTCATTAAACTTTGTGGTGAGGCTGAGGGTCATTTAGAGGCTCATTACTCCACTATTTTAGCTTCTTTTCCTAATCCACTTAACCACCTTGATGTCTTCCCTTATTACTCCAATTACCTCAAACTTAGCCAACTCGAATTCGACATCCTTAAACAACACTACTCGTCTGAACCAGATGTCGTCCCAAAACGTGTAGCCTTCGTGGGGTCCGGCCCGTTACCACTCACTTCTATTGTTTTGGCTTCTTATCATCTAAAGGACACATTTTTTCACAATTATGACATTGATCATTCGGCAAATCTCATGGCTTCTCGTTTAGTTTCGCCTGATCCTGATTTGTCCAAAAGAATGTTGTTTCATTCGATCGATATTATGGAAGTGACGGATGAGTTGAAGGAGTATGATGTCATCTTTTTAGCGGCACTTGTAGGGATGGATATTAGTGATAAGGTTAAGGTGATCCAACATTTGGCTAAGTACATGGCGCCTGGATCGATTTTGATGCTTAGGAGCGCGCACGGGGCCCGTGCGTTTCTTTACCCGGTGGTTGAACCGGAAGATCTTCAAGGGTTTAAAGTTTTATCCATTTTTCATCCTCAAGATGAGGTGATTAACTCAGTTGTGATCGCACGTAAGAATCCAGAAACAGTGGAGGTtgatcatattcatcatcatcatcagcttGGAATTGGATCGTTGCAGATGTTATCTTCGAGATGCAAATACTGTGATTTTCAAACTTTTAACAATCCACTCAACCAGATGAACATTGTTGATGAATTGGCAATGGATGAGTAGATCAACTATCTTTTTCTCTTTTAGTTTGTGATAAGCTTAAAGTATCCATTTATATTTACTGATCAGAATGGTACTGCCATATTTTCTAAATTAGCAAAATATGTACTAGCTTATATGTATGCAAGTGTAACTCTCTCACTTGGGTCAGCTTTCTGTGAACTCAAAAGTTTGAGGAATAAAGAACTCGTATTATGTTTTCAGGGGGCGGAGCCAGGATTTGACAATAAGGGTGGCTTACTCGAGAATTAGATGATAACCACAATAATAAAGTGTCATATTGTTATATTAAGATAAGTAAACAACGATAACAATTTTATATGTAAAAAAAACGTACAAGCAGTTAAACCAAATACATAAGTGATGTCAAAACAATATACAAAAACTAAACATTTTTTGCTTACGCCAAGCCATATTTTTCAAGAAGTAACCTGTCATAATAATAGTTAAAAAGTCAGAATTAGTTAAATATTAATAAACATATGGTAAAATATAGTATATTAAAGGAATTGTACCTTGTGTGGTATAAGTTGGACACGCCGACGTTTTTGAGAAGCAAAAGCATCAATTATCTCATCCGTAGTAAAGATATCAGCAATGTCTCTTTCAATATATAGTAGCAAACAACTTTTCAGACAGTCATCACCCATGCTACAATGAAGTCTAGTTTTCACAATTTTCATTGCCGAGAAAGCTCTTTCACTTGTTGCAGTTGAAACTGGAAGAGTTGATAGCTTATTTTACTGAACCGCTAATTTGCGTAAATCGTAATTGCATTAGATACTCCGTATATCACATAGCATTTAGTACACTATTTAACAATTCTAGAAAATTATGGGTAAACTGACTTGGCCCATACAATGATACAAATAATAGATAATTAAGTTGTTCATGTATTTTGATTAAATATTATTTGGGCTTCAATTGAGGGTGGCTTAagaaaaataattaattataaccTATTAATTTTTCATTGCAATTTGGCCCACTGGGGGAGGTTGTGTCCCCTCCCTGGCTCCGCTACTGTATGTTTTTTAGTGTCAAGTTTATACATGCAATTTCTGTTTTGTTCTTCTATACTCCATCTGTCTCAATATAATAATTCATGTTTGACTTTTCAAGTCTTTATTTAGGCTTATTACTATATATTAATGTTATCAATATTACACAATTCTTATATGTGGAAGCCTGAAAATGGGTTGAATGATCCAATAACATATATCTACTCGTTGTAAGATGAAGGCAACTCAACGATATCTTTGTTAAAAGTTATGTCGTATGAAGAACATACATAATAAACTCTAGCTATCAGAGAAATTGTATTTTTTGGTGGCAAAAAAGGTTGATAACGGGCAAACCAGACCGGCCCACAATCGGCATACATGACTCACTCGGCGGCTGTAACTATGGGGTGTCAGGGGGTTGAACATCTGACCTTCTGCTTTTTTTGTGGTAAGATGCACCCACACGTTACCAACTGAGCTATGCGACGTTGGTACGAAAGGGCAATTAAACAAGTCCATCAGTAGTGTCCTTTAGACCAACAGAGATTCTAGCTTTTGCAAAAAGGACATTATCTTCTCTTATAATATTTTAGAAAAGCTTTAAGAATATTATAGCATGAAATCAACTCTTACTTCCACTACGTACACTTGCTATAATATTGACAAAAACTTAGTCGGTCGCATTCAAATCAGGTACCCACATTGGTTATCTGGGAATCAAgattatacggagtaataattaattaatatcctTTAGCATAACAAAAATTCGAAAGGactgcacatatatatatatatatatatatatatatatatatatatatatatatatatatatatatatatccccaaTTAGTATGAAACAATGAGTTGAAAATTCGAACATACCATTGAAAACTATAGGAGCGGGTCTAGTAGCTTTTAATAACAGAAGACAAGAAAAACTTAGTCACGCTTTATTTATAATTCCAATTCCAAAGTAACTTAAATAATACTACAACTTATTAGAACTAGTCAATAGAGTGTTATGGGACTAGCAGATAAGATTTATTCGTCTGAAACAACCACAGTGATCTCATCTTTATCGAGCATGTTGTAGAAGGACTTGGTCCTTTTAGTGAGGTCGCTATGGTAAGTGTATTTCCAGGCACCAGCACAAATGAAACCTAACACGGTTGCAATACCTATCTCCTTGATTATCATTTTTGCAGTCCCTGGTGGAGCTCCAGCCATTTTTcctttgcttaatatcaatccaaAATATCTACAGGTACACATTTGCAAGCATTAAACTATATCAGAATTTTATAATGAACATGGTTAATGCATTGATCTCATTTTGTATGATAACTAGTTCTTCTACTTTCAAGTTTTTTGTACTTAATGCATTGATTTGCGAGTGGGGTGGGAGATAGTAAACTGGTAGACATATAATGTTTTCCCCTATCACGTTACCGGAGAGGGTAAATGTATTTACTCAAATGTACACAGTCTAATTGGGTTATTTTTCGAATCCTTTTCCTAGTCACCTCAATATGCTACCAGTGAGGCTTGAATTTGAGACCGAGATATCAGGATCCCGAACAAGTAGGCTACTTTGAAATGGTTTGGGCTGGAAAATAGCTTCCCCACAAAAGATTTCATATTATCGGATAAACTTATCTATAGGAATTCGTGATATCCTAAAAATAAAATCCTCTTGCCGTCGGTTAAAAAAATCCTATGGGACCAGGGACCTGTTTACTGACTAATAAGATGGACAACATAGATTCGGATAATAATTAAATTTAGGAAAATGATAACCATAACCCTAAATTAATTACAAAGTTAATTTTTTCAATACAAAACAACATATTTCCATTAATAAGCTGATCctgaatttaaatataaaaatacgtTATAATATGGAAAATTAACACTTTACGGTAAATGATTAAATATGAAAGAAGTTAGAAAAGCCATGACTATTATGAAATCTTACCAAATAAAACGAGCTGGGATGATTTCAATCAGATCAACTCAAATGGTAGATTAGGTAACCTGAGTAATTAAAGCAAATCCAAAAACAAAGACATATATGATTATGATCGTAGATATGAATTATGAAAGTGATACTGAAAATGTAATTGAAGATAGAAAATAATTACCAATTAATTAAGAATCCTTCAACCGAGCACCGATGATCTGATGCAGAAAGAAAGTAGTTAAATTTGTAAAATAGGCATAGATTAAGGAAGACCGTTGGTTTTGTGGGCGGGTCTTATGCCAAAACAGATGGGACTTGCAAATCTACAAATATGATCCCTTGACTATTTAATAATTCGAATTATCTGCTTTCATGAaccatttatatttacatttacatcTATACTAAAGTTCTTTATTGTAAGATTTGCACCATTGATATTTTGGTGTTTGTTATATAAATTGGTATTTTGTTGTTTGATATAaactagtttacgaaccctcgcttcgcgccgggggttcgtttttcaatgtattttattgcatttagtttgtaaaattatttcgtggctaacgatgatgtcgttgaagtgcaactcgagtcgaaccaaaaggtataatccgtgaaagttttaaatgttattttgaattaacaatatatgtgcatctccgcgtttcgctatggaattgtcgacttttaaaaatttaacgcaaaatcaacgtatatgaaaagtacctcaaatatttagccttTTTTTTAAAAGCTTCCGTTTTGCGCATAGTTAGTGacgttgtgttcctaaaattatttcgagtttaatgatggtgccggaaaaatttaactcgttgcgagcgagaatatatgacccgttgaatatttgggtgaagtttatttaacattttttttatgaaaataggtatttgacactttaccccctattTGGGGGGTCAATTTTAAGTTTTGAAAAATTTGTGGGAGTTTTTTGGAAAATAAAAGAAAGGTAGAAAAAAATGATGAAAGGACGAGAATACCCTTGGTACTATTCATGGATTTtgtctaataataaaaaaaaggtaGAAAAAAATGATGAAAGGACGAAAATACCCTTGATACTATTCATggtttttgtctaatagttaatatggtaattgTAAGATAATAAGCGTTCGTTATAACTTGGCTTTTATAGCACAACATTGAAAGTGGTTTGAAAACTATAGCGTACAAGCAAAACATTTAAGCTATTTACATGAAAATGGTTATTATCGAATATAGTTTAACTAGAAGTAGCAGGTGAATCTGTTTAGCTTCATGTATTTTGGAATTCTTTATTGTCAACATCTTTGTAGCTTTTCTGTTATAGAGTTTATGACTACAATTTATTTGATTGAATAGAAAAAGAGTTATTGATCAAATAGCATGCTTTGGAGAAGTTAAAGAAACTGAATCAGTTGCTAAATAAATAACATGGGCTAAATAGGAAAATACCATATTGGCCTATGTGATATGCACACGTTATCACTTAACCTGACAGATCAAATTAACTGGCATTACTTATAAGGAACACCACCTTGCAATTTAAAAATCACAGGACTACCGCTATAATTTTTGAAAGAAAAGAACTAATAGTATAATTTTTGATAAACCATAACTCCACAAGCATCAGTGTAATTTActcttgatttaattgtatttaaggtaaagatattttgagtcaaaatactACAAACCTAATAAACTTTGAATGTATTATTGCAAGATATTAAAGTGATCCATAAAATTAAGAAATAACAAATGGAGTCAAACTAATAAAAAACCAAATCATATTATTTAAAAGAGTTTTGTTAACGTATGCTCATGTGATATTGTTAGGTcgcaattaataaaaaaaattcatttaaatataagaattttcatttaatatacgtataaatttaataactattaaattaaattaattagtaTTAAATGCAAATTAATACGGTATTTAATATCaatatatgtataaattataaattaaatattaaaatgaGAAACTTTGACCAATATGAGTGAAAGTATTATATACTTAAATTGATTAAAAATTCATAGTGAAAAATACTAGCTATAGAGTTGGAAAAAGTTAGAAAGATGACTTTTTTTTGTCATTTTTCAACAAAATAATTTTGAAAAAGTTAAGGCTCCCATTTACATCCACTTTGGCAACGGCTATTTAGGCAAGAAAAATCCAATAAAAAAAGTTAAGGATCCATTATAATGTATACCCAAAATTCCTAACAATTAAACCAGCTTTTGTATCTACACCAATTAATCTCTTCAAAATCACTCAATGCCATGAAAGTAATAAAGACCTTAAGAAACCTCAAGTTCTGGtccaaaaagaagaagaaaagaaagatcaacaacaactacaatatcaATAACAATTATCCGCCACAAGGCTGCTAttatcaccatcaccaccacctatACGACAACA
This genomic window from Rutidosis leptorrhynchoides isolate AG116_Rl617_1_P2 chromosome 2, CSIRO_AGI_Rlap_v1, whole genome shotgun sequence contains:
- the LOC139890803 gene encoding nicotianamine synthase-like → MGSFNEETNLVEKVCQIYEKISKLETLKPSKDVNTLFTQLVLTCIPPCTINIANLPENIQETRSKLIKLCGEAEGHLEAHYSTILASFPNPLNHLDVFPYYSNYLKLSQLEFDILKQHYSSEPDVVPKRVAFVGSGPLPLTSIVLASYHLKDTFFHNYDIDHSANLMASRLVSPDPDLSKRMLFHSIDIMEVTDELKEYDVIFLAALVGMDISDKVKVIQHLAKYMAPGSILMLRSAHGARAFLYPVVEPEDLQGFKVLSIFHPQDEVINSVVIARKNPETVEVDHIHHHHQLGIGSLQMLSSRCKYCDFQTFNNPLNQMNIVDELAMDE